A single genomic interval of Nomascus leucogenys isolate Asia chromosome 3, Asia_NLE_v1, whole genome shotgun sequence harbors:
- the GPR63 gene encoding probable G-protein coupled receptor 63, translating into MVFSAVLTAFHTGTSNTTFVVYENTYMNITLPPPFQHPDISPLLRYSFETMAPTGLSSLTVNSTAVPTTPAAFKSLNLPLQITLSAIMIFILFVSFLGNLVVCLMVYQKAAMRSAINILLASLAFADMLLAVLNMPFALVTILTTRWIFGKFFCRVSAMFFWLFVIEGVAILLIISIDRFLIIVQRQDKLNPYRAKVLIAVSWATSFCVAFPLAVGNPDLQIPSRAPQCVFGYTTNPGYQAYVILISLISFFIPFLVILYSFMGILNTLRHNALRIHSYPEGICLSQASKLGLMSLQRPFQMSIDMGFKTRAFTTILILFAVFIVCWAPFTTYSLVATFSKHFYYQHNFFEISTWLLWLCYLKSALNPLIYYWRIKKFHDACLDMMPKSFKFLPQLPGHTRRRIRPSAVYVCGEHRTVV; encoded by the coding sequence ATGGTCTTCTCGGCAGTGTTGACTGCGTTCCATACCGGGACATCCAACACAACATTTGTCGTGTATGAAAACACCTACATGAATATTACACTCCCTCCACCATTCCAGCATCCTGACATCAGTCCATTGCTTAGATATAGTTTTGAAACCATGGCTCCCACTGGTTTGAGTTCCTTGACGGTGAATAGTACAGCTGTGCCCACAACACCAGCAGCATTTAAGAGCCTAAACTTGCCTCTTCAGATCACCCTTTCTGCTATAATGATATTCATTCTGTTTGTGTCTTTTCTTGGGAACTTAGTTGTTTGCCTCATGGTTTACCAAAAAGCTGCCATGAGATCTGCAATTAACATCCTCCTTGCCAGCCTAGCTTTTGCAGACATGTTGCTTGCAGTGCTGAACATGCCCTTTGCCCTGGTAACTATTCTTACTACCCGATGGATTTTTGGGAAATTCTTCTGTAGGGTATCTGCTATGTTTTTCTGGTTATTTGTGATAGAAGGAGTAGCCATCCTGCTCATCATTAGCATAGATAGGTTCCTTATTATAGTCCAGAGGCAGGATAAGCTAAACCCATATAGAGCTAAGGTTCTGATTGCAGTTTCTTGGGCAACTTCCTTTTGTGTAGCTTTTCCTTTAGCCGTAGGAAACCCTGACCTGCAGATACCTTCCCGAGCTCCCCAGTGTGTGTTTGGGTACACAACCAATCCAGGCTACCAGGCTTATGTGATTTtgatttctctcatttctttcttcatacCCTTCCTGGTAATACTGTACTCATTTATGGGCATACTCAACACCCTTCGGCACAATGCCTTGAGGATCCATAGCTACCCTGAAGGTATATGCCTCAGCCAGGCCAGCAAACTGGGTCTCATGAGTCTGCAGAGACCTTTCCAGATGAGCATTGACATGGGCTTTAAAACACGTGCCTTCACCACTATTTTGATTCTCTTTGCTGTCTTCATTGTCTGCTGGGCCCCGTTCACCACTTACAGCCTTGTGGCAACATTCAGTAAGCACTTTTACTATCAGCACAACTTTTTTGAGATTAGCACCTGGCTACTGTGGCTCTGCTACCTCAAGTCTGCATTGAATCCGCTGATCTACTACTGGAGGATTAAGAAATTCCATGATGCTTGCCTGGACATGATGCCTAAGTCCTTCAAGTTTTTGCCGCAGCTCCCTGGTCACACAAGGCGACGGATACGTCCCAGTGCTGTCTATGTGTGTGGGGAACATCGGACGGTGGTGTGA